One segment of Massilia sp. Se16.2.3 DNA contains the following:
- the purD gene encoding phosphoribosylamine--glycine ligase, with protein MKILVVGSGGREHALAWKLAQSERVQMVYVAPGNGGTARDPRLVNVEITDPAALADFVVSEHIALTLVGPEAPLAAGIVNLFRARGLKIFGPTREAAQLESSKDFAKAFMQRHGIPTATYQSFSDAAAAHAYVDANGAPIVIKADGLAAGKGVVVAMSLEEAHAAVDRMLSDNAFGDAGARIVIEQFLAGEEASFIVMCDGKHILPMATSQDHKRLKDHDEGPNTGGMGAYSPAPIVTPAMHARVMREIINPTIAGMAKDGITFTGFLYAGLMIDSEGNPRTLEFNCRMGDPETQPIMTRLKSDFVTVLEHACNGTLDAVDLEWDRRTAVGVVLAAGGYPDNPRKGDIIEGIPPETPECVTFHAGTSIVGGTLQTNGGRVLCVVGLGDSVKMAQKQAYEGVDRISFDGAQFRRDIGWRGIK; from the coding sequence ATGAAGATCCTGGTAGTCGGCTCTGGTGGCCGTGAACATGCCCTGGCCTGGAAACTGGCCCAATCCGAACGCGTGCAAATGGTGTATGTCGCGCCGGGCAATGGCGGCACGGCGCGCGACCCGCGCCTGGTGAACGTCGAGATCACGGACCCGGCCGCGCTGGCGGACTTCGTGGTGTCCGAACACATCGCCCTGACCCTGGTCGGCCCGGAAGCGCCGCTGGCCGCCGGCATCGTCAACCTGTTCCGCGCGCGCGGCCTGAAGATCTTCGGCCCGACGCGCGAGGCGGCCCAGCTGGAAAGCTCGAAGGACTTCGCCAAGGCCTTCATGCAGCGTCACGGCATCCCGACCGCGACATACCAGAGCTTTTCCGACGCCGCCGCGGCCCACGCCTATGTCGACGCCAACGGCGCGCCGATCGTCATCAAGGCCGACGGCCTGGCCGCTGGCAAGGGCGTGGTCGTCGCCATGTCGCTCGAGGAGGCACATGCCGCGGTGGATCGTATGCTGTCGGACAATGCCTTCGGCGACGCCGGCGCGCGCATCGTCATCGAACAATTCCTGGCGGGCGAAGAAGCGAGCTTCATCGTCATGTGCGACGGCAAGCACATCCTGCCGATGGCCACCTCGCAAGACCATAAACGCCTGAAAGACCACGACGAAGGCCCGAACACGGGCGGCATGGGAGCCTACTCCCCCGCGCCGATCGTCACCCCGGCCATGCATGCGCGCGTGATGCGCGAGATCATCAACCCGACCATCGCCGGCATGGCCAAGGACGGCATCACGTTCACCGGCTTCCTGTATGCCGGCCTGATGATCGACAGCGAAGGCAATCCGCGCACGCTGGAATTCAATTGCCGCATGGGCGATCCGGAAACCCAGCCGATCATGACGCGCCTGAAAAGCGATTTCGTCACCGTGCTCGAACACGCCTGCAACGGTACGCTCGACGCCGTCGATCTGGAATGGGACCGCCGTACCGCTGTCGGCGTCGTGCTGGCCGCGGGCGGTTATCCGGACAACCCACGCAAGGGCGACATCATCGAAGGCATCCCGCCCGAGACGCCGGAATGCGTCACCTTCCACGCCGGCACCAGCATCGTCGGCGGCACCCTGCAAACCAATGGCGGCCGCGTGCTGTGCGTGGTCGGCCTGGGCGACAGCGTCAAGATGGCGCAGAAGCAGGCCTATGAAGGTGTCGACAGGATTAGTTTCGACGGCGCCCAGTTCCGCCGCGATATCGGCTGGCGCGGGATTAAATAG
- the hemF gene encoding oxygen-dependent coproporphyrinogen oxidase: MSTPNPSAIKTWLLDLQQGIVSALEDVDGKPFLQDSWERPEGGGGISRLIEEGNVLERGGVNFSHVTGANLPPSAAASRPELAGRAWEAMGVSLVLHPRNPYAPTVHMNVRFFEATAEGKDPVWWFGGGMDLTPYYGNLDDARHFHRVCHDALAPFGEGLHPRFKKWCDEYFYLKHRKEARGVGGIFFDDFNELPFEEAFAMVKRVGDGFIDAYLPILRARKDTPYGERERDFQAYRRGRYVEFNLVWDRGTHFGLQSGGRTEAILMSLPPIVKWRYDWHPEAGSAEAALYTDFLPHRDWLAS; encoded by the coding sequence ATGTCCACCCCGAACCCTTCCGCGATCAAAACCTGGCTGCTCGACCTGCAGCAAGGCATCGTGTCGGCCCTGGAAGACGTGGACGGCAAGCCCTTCCTGCAGGACAGCTGGGAGCGTCCGGAAGGCGGTGGCGGCATCTCGCGCCTGATCGAGGAAGGCAATGTGCTGGAACGCGGCGGCGTGAATTTCTCGCACGTGACCGGCGCCAACCTGCCGCCTTCGGCCGCGGCCAGCCGCCCGGAACTGGCGGGCCGGGCCTGGGAAGCGATGGGCGTCTCGCTGGTGCTGCACCCGCGTAATCCCTATGCGCCGACCGTGCACATGAACGTGCGCTTCTTCGAAGCCACGGCAGAAGGCAAGGATCCGGTCTGGTGGTTCGGCGGCGGCATGGACCTGACGCCCTATTACGGCAACCTTGATGACGCGCGCCACTTCCACCGCGTCTGCCACGATGCGCTGGCGCCGTTTGGCGAAGGACTGCACCCCCGCTTCAAGAAATGGTGCGACGAGTATTTCTACCTGAAGCACCGCAAGGAAGCACGCGGCGTGGGCGGGATCTTCTTCGACGACTTCAACGAACTGCCTTTCGAAGAAGCCTTCGCGATGGTCAAGCGTGTCGGCGACGGTTTCATCGACGCCTACCTGCCGATCCTGCGCGCGCGCAAGGACACGCCGTATGGCGAACGCGAGCGCGATTTCCAGGCTTACCGGCGCGGCCGCTATGTCGAGTTCAACCTGGTCTGGGACCGCGGTACGCACTTCGGCCTGCAGTCGGGCGGACGCACCGAGGCGATCCTGATGTCCTTGCCGCCGATCGTCAAATGGCGCTACGACTGGCATCCGGAAGCGGGAAGCGCGGAAGCCGCGCTGTACACCGACTTCCTGCCGCACCGGGACTGGCTCGCTTCGTGA